One Pueribacillus theae genomic window carries:
- a CDS encoding TetR/AcrR family transcriptional regulator, with translation MEKSNDLRVIRTKQLIRDALLTLIKEVGLENITVKKLTECAQINRSTFYAHFYDKYDLLESTINDELLSFVEEAAPKSEEELIATHYPKAFYLRAAQYIYQRADFFKIMMGENGIPSFQQQLLQIMKKYMAERLEKFHPQLDKMEIPKEFFISYVAHANIGVISYWLESGMQYSPQYVAEKMSNMTVEGPLSVAGIK, from the coding sequence ATGGAAAAATCTAATGACTTGCGTGTCATCAGGACAAAACAGCTGATAAGAGATGCATTGTTAACTCTTATTAAGGAAGTGGGATTGGAGAATATTACCGTTAAGAAGTTAACGGAATGTGCACAAATAAACAGATCGACATTTTATGCACATTTTTATGATAAATATGATTTATTGGAGAGCACAATAAATGATGAGCTATTATCGTTTGTGGAAGAAGCTGCACCAAAAAGTGAAGAAGAATTAATAGCAACACATTACCCGAAAGCATTTTATTTAAGAGCCGCGCAATATATTTATCAGCGGGCAGACTTTTTTAAAATAATGATGGGGGAAAACGGGATTCCTTCCTTCCAACAGCAGCTTCTGCAAATTATGAAAAAGTACATGGCGGAACGTCTAGAAAAATTCCATCCCCAACTGGATAAAATGGAAATTCCTAAGGAGTTTTTTATTTCTTATGTTGCTCATGCAAATATTGGAGTTATTTCATACTGGTTAGAAAGCGGAATGCAATATTCACCGCAATACGTGGCAGAAAAAATGTCAAACATGACTGTCGAGGGGCCATTAAGTGTTGCGGGCATAAAATAA
- a CDS encoding ClbS/DfsB family four-helix bundle protein, with product MQEYVNRQALIDEITKRAKLFIDEFHSVNNLHKDVFVNEVDRTPSQMIAYQLGWLNLILSWEQDNKDGKNVITPTPDYKWNNLGGLYQSFYDKYAEYSLETLIEMFNHDVNKIIQLVKSYNDKELFEQGGRQWATSTPSKWPIWKWIHINTVAPFKTFRTKIRKWKKIRGIV from the coding sequence TTGCAAGAATATGTTAATAGACAAGCCTTGATTGATGAAATTACTAAAAGAGCAAAGCTATTTATTGATGAATTCCATTCTGTCAATAATCTTCATAAAGATGTCTTTGTAAATGAAGTTGATAGAACGCCATCCCAGATGATTGCCTACCAATTAGGGTGGTTGAATTTAATATTATCATGGGAACAAGATAATAAAGATGGAAAAAATGTAATAACACCGACGCCAGATTATAAATGGAATAATCTTGGTGGGCTTTATCAGAGTTTTTATGATAAGTATGCAGAGTATTCGCTTGAAACATTGATTGAGATGTTTAACCATGATGTTAATAAAATAATTCAATTAGTAAAAAGCTATAATGATAAAGAATTATTTGAACAAGGTGGCAGACAATGGGCGACTTCAACACCTTCCAAATGGCCAATTTGGAAATGGATTCATATAAATACAGTAGCGCCATTTAAAACCTTTAGAACTAAAATTAGAAAATGGAAAAAGATTAGAGGAATAGTGTAA